From the genome of Drosophila melanogaster chromosome 2L, one region includes:
- the CG7840 gene encoding uncharacterized protein, with translation MAPPENGILEVLENLLDRYKINLLQMMFGTFIATIVFFGGLMTFVEKYLPNSIRQSFRYGKHSFKGETDPLVAWLEVPKSWFKHFYTFALFWSWLAFYVLVSTVREQKEAPEYVLQFLDIMGGGRSHRKVEIDSTTACVGAFMLTLQCTRRFYETNFVQIFSKKSKINLSHYAVGYVHYFGAVIALLSNTSGFVRGSKPMEFSLDKLTSQQILYLGVFFLAWQQQYASNMILVNLRKDPRTGSVKTEKHLLPKGGLFNLLSSPHMFLEVVMYFCIADLYMPVRIWRLIFLWVASNQTINALLTHKWYQETFREYPKNRRAIIPFLL, from the coding sequence ATGGCGCCACCCGAAAATGGGATCCTTGAGGTCCTCGAAAATCTACTTGACCGGTACAAAATCAACCTGCTGCAAATGATGTTCGGCACCTTCATCGCCACGATCGTGTTCTTTGGCGGACTGATGACTTTCGTGGAGAAGTACCTGCCCAATAGCATACGCCAGTCCTTTCGGTATGGCAAGCACAGTTTCAAGGGTGAAACGGATCCTTTGGTGGCCTGGCTGGAGGTTCCGAAGTCCTGGTTCAAGCACTTCTACACATTTGCCCTGTTCTGGAGCTGGCTGGCATTTTATGTGCTCGTTTCAACCGTTCGGGAGCAAAAGGAGGCGCCCGAATATGTACTCCAATTCCTGGACATCATGGGCGGCGGACGTAGTCACCGGAAGGTGGAGATCGACTCAACGACTGCCTGTGTGGGCGCATTTATGCTCACGTTGCAGTGCACCCGGCGTTTTTACGAGACCAATTTTGTGCAAATCTTCTCCAAGAAGAGCAAAATCAATCTGTCGCACTATGCCGTGGGCTATGTGCACTACTTTGGAGCCGTTATAGCTTTACTATCCAATACCTCCGGCTTTGTGCGCGGCTCCAAGCCCATGGAGTTCAGCCTCGACAAGCTGACAAGCCAGCAAATACTCTACCTCGGCGTCTTCTTTCTCGCCTGGCAGCAGCAGTATGCCAGTAACATGATATTAGTTAACCTGCGGAAGGATCCGCGGACGGGAAGTGTCAAAACGGAAAAGCACCTTCTGCCCAAGGGTGGGCTTTTCAATCTGCTTTCGTCGCCGCACATGTTCCTCGAGGTGGTCATGTACTTCTGCATCGCCGATCTCTACATGCCAGTTAGGATTTGGCGATTGATCTTCCTCTGGGTGGCCAGCAATCAAACGATCAATGCTCTGCTAACCCACAAGTGGTACCAGGAAACATTCAGGGAATATCCAAAGAACCGACGTGCTATCATTCCGTTCCTGCTCTGA
- the Ostgamma gene encoding oligosaccharide transferase gamma subunit — protein MRLLHKTLLSGLLVVALFAIYAAAQSKSKTGLSLSEKVQNLVDMNAKKPLLRFNGPKFREYVKSAPRNYSMIVMLTALAPSRQCQICRHAHDEFAIVANSYRFSSTYSNKLFFAMVDFDDGSEVFQLLRLNTAPVFMHFPAKGKPKGADTMDIHRVGFAADSIAKFVAERTDITIRIFRPPNYSGTVAMITLVALVGSFLYIRRNNLEFLYNKNLWGAIAVFFCFAMISGQMWNHIRGPPLVHKSQNGGVAYIHGSSQGQLVVETYIVMFLNAMIVLGMILLIESGTPKAHNKNRIMAMTGLVLLTVFFSFLLSVFRSKAQGYPYSFLFK, from the exons ATGAGACTGCTGCACAAGACGCTGCTCAGCGGTCTGCTGGTAGTGGCGTTATTCGCTATTTACGCAGCCGCGCAATCAAAATCGAAG ACGGGACTCTCGCTGTCGGAAAAAGTACAAAACCTGGTGGACATGAACGCCAAAAAGCCGCTGCTCCGCTTCAATGGACCCAAGTTTCGGGAGTATGTGAAGAGTGCACCACGGAATTACTCGATGATCGTAATGCTCACCGCATTGGCTCCATCGAGACAATGCCAGATCTGTAGGCACGCCCACGACGAGTTCGCCATCGTGGCCAACTCCTACCGCTTCTCCTCGACTTACTCCAACAAACTCTTCTTTGCTATGGTGGATTTCGATGACGGCTCCGAGGTTTTCCAACTTCTGCGCCTGAACACCGCCCCGGTGTTCATGCATTTCCCGGCCAAGGGCAAGCCAAAGGGAGCTGACACCATGGATATCCATCGCGTCGGCTTCGCCGCCGATTCTATTGCGAAATTCGTTGCCGAGCGAACGGACATCACCATTCGCATTTTCCGTCCACCAAACTATTCTGGCACCGTGGCCATGATCACATTGGTGGCCCTGGTGGGAAGTTTTCTTTACATTCGGCGAAATAACTTGGAGTTCTTGTACAACAAGAATCTGTGGGGTGCCATCGCAGTATTCTTCTGCTTCGCCATGATCTCGGGTCAAATGTGGAATCATATCCGTGGACCACCGCTGGTCCACAAGTCGCAAAATGGTGGCGTGGCCTACATCCATGGCTCCTCGCAGGGCCAGCTGGTGGTGGAGACCTATATCGTCATGTTCCTGA ATGCCATGATTGTGCTGGGCATGATTCTGCTGATTGAATCGGGAACACCAAAGGCTCACAACAAGAACAGGATAATGGCGATGACTGGTTTGGTGCTCCTCACCGTGTTCTTCTCCTTCCTGTTGTCCGTTTTTCGTTCGAAGGCGCAGGGTTATCCCTATAG TTTCTTGTTCAAATAG
- the Mettl14 gene encoding methyltransferase like 14 has protein sequence MSDVLKSSQERSRKRRLLLAQTLGLSSVDDLKKALGNAEDINSSRQLNSGGQREEEDGGASSSKKTPNEIIYRDSSTFLKGTQSSNPHNDYCQHFVDTGQRPQNFIRDVGLADRFEEYPKLRELIKLKDKLIQDTASAPMYLKADLKSLDVKTLGAKFDVILIEPPLEEYARAAPSVATVGGAPRVFWNWDDILNLDVGEIAAHRSFVFLWCGSSEGLDMGRNCLKKWGFRRCEDICWIRTNINKPGHSKQLEPKAVFQRTKEHCLMGIKGTVRRSTDGDFIHANVDIDLIISEEEEFGSFEKPIEIFHIIEHFCLGRRRLHLFGRDSSIRPGWLTVGPELTNSNFNSELYQTYFAEAPATGCTSRIELLRPKSPPPNSKVLRGRGRGFPRGRGRPR, from the exons ATGAGCGATGTGCTAAAGAGCTCCCAGGAGCGATCCCGCAAGCGTCGTTTGCTTTTAGCGCAAACT TTGGGCTTGTCGAGCGTCGACGATCTGAAAAAGGCTTTGGGTAATGCCGAAGACATTAACAGTAGTCGCCAGCTGAATTCCGGTGGGCAACGCGAGGAGGAGGATGGTGGCGCCTCTTCCTCCAAGAAAACCCCCAATGAAATCATCTATAGGGACTCCTCGACCTTCCTGAAGGGAACCCAGTCTTCCAATCCGCACAATGACTACTGCCAGCACTTTGTGGACACCGGTCAGCGTCCCCAGAACTTCATCCGTGATGTCGGCCTAGCTGACCGCTTCGAGGAGTATCCCAAGTTGAGGGAACTGATCAAACTGAAGGACAAACTCATCCAAGACACCGCATCCGCACCTATGTACTTAAAGGCGGATCTGAAATCGCTAGATGTCAAGACGCTGGGCGCCAAGTTTGATGTTATTTTGATTGAGCCGCCGCTAGAGGAATATGCCAGGGCAGCACCTTCTGTAGCCACTGTAGGTGGGGCACCGCGGGTTTTCTGGAACTGGGATGATATACTTA ATTTGGATGTGGGCGAGATAGCTGCTCATCGTTCGTTTGTATTCCTTTGGTGCGGATCCTCGGAGGGCTTGGACATGGGCCGCAACTGCCTGAAGAAGTGGGGATTCCGGAGGTGCGAAGACATATGTTGGATACGGACCAACATTAACAAGCCCGGGCACTCCAAGCAACTTGAACCGAAAGCGGTCTTTCAACGCACCAAGGAACACTGCCTGATGGGAATCAAAGGAACTGTTCGCCGCTCCACTGATGGCGATTTTATCCATGCCAACGtggacattgatttaatcatctCAGAGGAAGAGGAGTTTGGCAGCTTCGAGAAGCCCATCGAGATCTTTCACATCATCGAACATTTCTGCTTGGGTCGACGGCGTTTGCATCTGTTCGGCAGAGATTCGAGTATTCGACCAGGTTGGCTAACTGTTGGTCCGGAACTGACGAACTCGAACTTCAACTCCGAGCTATACCAGACCTACTTTGCTGAGGCTCCAGCCACCGGTTGCACTAGTAGGATTGAACTACTGAGGCCCAAGAGTCCGCCGCCGAATAGCAAAGTTTTAAGAGGAAGAGGACGCGGCTTTCCACGTGGTCGTGGAAGGCCCAGATAA
- the CG7810 gene encoding uncharacterized protein: MTTGSDADGDGDHQGNNDIVPNPEHPPEIIDIFKSLAENNQIVFKSQQIDDPEIPVEEKQQIARDAFDKNRENFLIRFGGFLNVRQLGSFQELAVKEPIKADENLEEMCLLLEDFRRKLNTRAVSIKNRRYHAMQQLLDKGEYFSEHEMMQRAPDLYQELVGQYLTEAEKKARDSYDVRNTSFSGILMHTLEKKQRDELLEETQQEGKQSVQVTSESNPQADCDVPVACRKQWGGFEDDEPVACSTSRNAEVRAPMNTTMISTPEFYNPGERELLRNEFLSMMKERFLSGEDKDFDYKAVDDNTLLDDLKQIEQDEEDAYFEDSEDEEELEEHAADENAISSEDDLDIYMRHLSNHHSLQNSHG, encoded by the coding sequence ATGACAACTGGAAGCGATGCTGACGGGGATGGTGACCACCAGGGCAACAATGACATCGTCCCAAATCCAGAACATCCTCCGGAGATAATAGACATCTTCAAATCCTTGGCCGAAAACAATCAAATCGTCTTTAAGTCGCAGCAAATTGATGATCCGGAAATTCCGGTCGAAGAGAAGCAACAAATAGCACGAGATGCCTTCGATAAGAACCGTGAGAACTTTCTCATCCGATTTGGAGGCTTCCTGAATGTAAGACAACTGGGTTCCTTCCAGGAACTGGCTGTCAAGGAACCCATTAAAGCAGATGAAAATCTGGAGGAGATGTGCCTGCTGCTAGAGGATTTTAGGAGGAAACTCAACACTCGTGCGGTATCCATTAAAAACCGAAGATACCATGCCATGCAGCAGCTCCTTGACAAGGGAGAATACTTTAGCGAACACGAGATGATGCAAAGGGCGCCGGATCTCTACCAGGAGCTAGTGGGTCAGTACCTAACGGAGGCGGAAAAGAAGGCTCGGGATAGTTACGATGTTCGGAATACTAGCTTCTCAGGAATACTAATGCATACGTTGGAGAAAAAGCAAAGAGATGAATTACTAGAGGAAACGCAGCAGGAAGGAAAGCAGAGCGTGCAGGTCACAAGTGAATCCAATCCTCAGGCAGACTGTGACGTTCCTGTCGCTTGCCGAAAGCAGTGGGGTGGATTTGAAGATGATGAACCAGTGGCCTGTTCAACGAGTCGAAATGCGGAAGTCCGAGCTCCAATGAATACAACTATGATCTCCACACCGGAGTTCTATAATCCTGGAGAGCGAGAACTACTACGCAATGAGTTCTTGAGTATGATGAAGGAACGCTTTCTTAGTGGCGAAGACAAGGATTTTGATTATAAGGCCGTAGATGATAACACTTTGCTGGATGATCTGAAGCAAATTGAGCAGGATGAAGAAGATGCCTACTTTGAGGATagcgaggacgaggaggaatTGGAGGAGCATGCTGCGGATGAGAATGCTATATCTAGCGAAGATGACTTGGATATCTACATGAGGCATCTAAGCAATCATCACAGTCTCCAGAATAGTCACGGATAA